The following proteins are co-located in the Streptomyces asiaticus genome:
- a CDS encoding DUF2267 domain-containing protein has translation MISDRQAPPQQPYGTAYEQMLERVRYEGAYPTRERADEAVRLVLAGLGRQLTGDERVDLVGCLPLEAAHVLAEQIPDPQPLTGWSFVEDLAARTGASLATTRWDTGSVFCAVAAYAGPDLLTRILHQLPTGYALLFGRPELTTQAA, from the coding sequence GTGATCTCCGACCGGCAGGCACCGCCCCAGCAGCCGTACGGGACGGCATACGAGCAGATGCTGGAAAGGGTCCGCTACGAGGGCGCCTACCCCACCCGCGAGAGAGCCGACGAAGCCGTCCGCCTGGTTCTCGCCGGACTGGGGCGCCAGCTGACCGGCGACGAACGCGTCGACCTGGTCGGCTGCCTGCCTCTGGAAGCCGCACACGTGCTGGCCGAGCAGATCCCCGACCCTCAGCCGCTGACCGGCTGGTCCTTCGTCGAGGACCTCGCCGCCCGCACCGGCGCCTCCCTGGCCACCACCCGCTGGGACACTGGCTCCGTCTTCTGTGCCGTCGCCGCCTACGCCGGCCCGGACCTGCTCACCCGCATCCTCCACCAGCTCCCCACCGGCTACGCCCTGCTGTTCGGCCGCCCCGAACTCACCACCCAGGCCGCATAG
- a CDS encoding Hsp20/alpha crystallin family protein produces the protein MLMRTDPFRELDRLAQQLMGPGTWSRPSAMPMDAYREGDEYVVAFDLPGVTADAIDIDVERNMLTVKAERRPVAKSDDVQMELSERPLGVFSRQIMLADTLDTEHIQAGFDAGVLTLRIPISERAKPRKISIGVGSGQKEISG, from the coding sequence ATGTTGATGCGCACTGACCCCTTCCGTGAGCTGGACCGGCTGGCGCAGCAGCTGATGGGCCCGGGCACCTGGTCCCGCCCGTCGGCGATGCCGATGGACGCCTACCGCGAGGGCGACGAGTATGTGGTGGCCTTCGACCTTCCGGGCGTCACCGCGGACGCGATCGACATCGACGTCGAGCGGAACATGCTCACCGTCAAGGCCGAGCGGCGGCCGGTGGCGAAGAGCGACGACGTCCAGATGGAGCTGTCCGAGCGGCCGCTGGGGGTCTTCTCCCGCCAGATCATGCTCGCCGACACCCTCGACACCGAGCACATCCAGGCCGGCTTCGACGCGGGCGTACTCACCCTGCGCATCCCGATCTCCGAGCGCGCCAAGCCCCGCAAGATCTCCATCGGCGTCGGATCCGGCCAGAAGGAGATCTCCGGCTGA
- a CDS encoding type III effector protein, with amino-acid sequence MTAADQPSTTSTNAHSPASFLAAAAALHAIDDALRDAKRESPDTRDAPGPRAEQALASLMLLRQVREQLAGWETGLIETAREAGASWADLAHPLGVASRQAAERRYLRGRPGPAGTTGEQRVQATRERRAAERTTAIWARHNAADLRRIAGQITALTDLPPTARLPLSQLRAALAHDDPAELIRPLNAVRPHLTTTHPDLTAQLDTLTHP; translated from the coding sequence GTGACCGCAGCCGATCAGCCGTCCACGACCAGTACGAACGCCCATAGCCCGGCGTCGTTCCTCGCCGCCGCGGCGGCCCTGCACGCCATAGACGACGCCCTGCGCGATGCCAAGCGGGAGTCCCCGGACACCCGGGATGCGCCCGGCCCCAGGGCGGAGCAGGCGCTGGCCTCCCTGATGCTGCTGCGGCAGGTGCGCGAGCAACTCGCCGGATGGGAGACCGGCCTGATCGAAACCGCCCGTGAGGCGGGAGCCAGCTGGGCCGACCTCGCCCACCCCCTCGGCGTCGCCAGCCGCCAGGCCGCCGAACGCCGCTACCTGCGCGGCCGCCCCGGGCCCGCCGGAACCACCGGCGAACAACGCGTCCAGGCCACCCGCGAACGCCGCGCCGCCGAACGCACCACCGCCATCTGGGCCCGCCACAACGCAGCCGACCTGCGCCGCATCGCCGGCCAGATCACCGCCCTCACCGACCTGCCCCCCACGGCCCGACTCCCGCTCAGCCAGCTCCGCGCGGCCCTTGCCCACGACGACCCCGCCGAGCTCATCCGCCCCCTCAACGCCGTCCGCCCCCACCTGACCACCACCCACCCCGACCTCACTGCACAACTCGACACCCTCACACACCCCTGA